One window of Akkermansia biwaensis genomic DNA carries:
- a CDS encoding RHS repeat-associated core domain-containing protein, with protein sequence MRKGTGEDATTTIRTRTEVEAEDSVWQLVTEVSKGGIIAARTCAIYQTTDVGDLLLTQVEGYQSPEAQTTQYAYDQCGRLKTETAPDGSQIHYTYDFYGRLLTRDEPWAESGRRITRYTYAFSGEDDFNNDPATETVDLLPLEGHIKILTTTTYKYTTANHVKRTEKRVTGLGVTGTRLTATEQWLAGAPDVYARGRTRMTREVNGVQTWHDYAATTEHGALYTETVETRINGEAVPGQSTRTTTWITAEGQRVREESHVLLSSGEWVITDSSSYEFDTQNRWVKRTGGNGRVTQRELMCDGRLLWNIDENGVRTDYTYDTARQLVETTRSAVMDGETVITPETITTYTRDAAGRILSTRRDTGAMTTQESSLYNLLGRTTTTTDVLGRITTYAYSQDGLTTTQTVPSGATFITRHAPDGTVLEESGTGQRHLAYSIDLANDGVRTFTKAVSGETETELQRSIVNGIGETLRTGVPNTVGGVIYTRNTYNAKGQLTKTQTDAGNAATTMAPTLWEYDAFGNRTKETWKLADPATVSNSRITTWSYGVEQVEDGVYRVVTATRNNGQGTIYGETQKTLVSSLSLTLESKVISIDPRGNISTQWSEYGIGALRTQKSSIPTSNVTSTATVIDGFTTSQTDHAGITSTQTRSYAETGIIYASTDGRGNTTTTKTDIAGRTVSVTDAAGNTTSTAYGPYFDQPSVVTNALGNTMCYSYDLRGRKTAEWGTAIQPALFDYDEADRMTSLTTFREDAGDITTDPTGRTDGDLTTWSYDNATGLLIRKTYADGTHEDTAYNALNLRSTLTDARGVVTTWGYNLKKGVNNSVSYSDSTPGIQYAYNYLNRLTRVTDASGTRTITYTPYNEPDTDSITIEGVSYQLQENYDTYGRSSGYTLKQGTNVLQEVSQGYADDGRLASAGIMHGGEEQTFAYGYLAGSSLLSSLAMPNGIVRELSYEQRRDLAVAISCRLGETVLVSRSQSYDALGRPTARTQQRGTEATRTDSFSYNGRNELTGATLGTAPYGYSYDNIGNRKTAQEIAEELTYTANNLNQYTRIEESGETPFVPTYDASGNQTLIKTSTGIWTVVYNAANRAVSFTSRDGNIVVECGYDYQGRRYMKKVTVNGTVASHERYLYRGYLQIAALDMLNSKNVHRTLLWDPLEPVATRPLALVQENALYCYGMDFNKDVTEVFAGEGAVAATYDYSPYGTVTGTGNLVQPVQWSSEMNDHELALVYYNYRYYNPADGRWINRDPIAEEGGWNLYGFVGSNSILETDILGTAWSSLQTEAGAALAARQAAEAAAKAAARAAGTAIAAERSKKNKRCAELYREKSEAKKEARGSSCKKMIIPECPTQDECNIFNDRYEKMKRFAEARKAYDDECYQGGDAGHQKQREGWFEGAQNCKSKYDECITKINQLV encoded by the coding sequence ATGCGGAAGGGAACGGGGGAAGACGCGACTACAACCATCCGCACGCGCACGGAGGTGGAAGCGGAAGACTCGGTCTGGCAACTGGTGACGGAAGTTTCCAAAGGGGGCATCATAGCGGCGCGCACCTGCGCCATCTACCAGACCACGGACGTAGGAGACCTGTTGCTCACTCAAGTGGAAGGCTACCAAAGTCCGGAGGCGCAAACTACGCAATACGCCTACGACCAGTGCGGGAGGCTCAAAACAGAGACGGCTCCGGACGGCAGCCAGATCCACTACACCTATGACTTCTACGGCCGGCTGCTTACCCGCGACGAACCGTGGGCGGAAAGCGGGAGGCGCATCACGCGTTACACCTATGCGTTTTCGGGAGAGGACGACTTCAACAACGATCCCGCCACAGAAACGGTGGACCTGCTTCCGCTGGAAGGGCACATCAAAATACTGACCACCACCACTTACAAGTACACGACGGCCAACCACGTCAAAAGGACGGAAAAGCGGGTCACGGGGCTGGGCGTCACGGGCACGCGCCTGACGGCTACGGAACAATGGCTGGCCGGGGCTCCCGACGTCTACGCCCGCGGACGCACCCGGATGACCCGGGAAGTCAACGGCGTGCAAACCTGGCACGACTACGCGGCTACGACGGAACACGGCGCCCTCTACACGGAAACGGTGGAAACGCGCATCAACGGGGAAGCCGTACCGGGACAGAGCACGCGCACCACAACGTGGATCACGGCGGAAGGGCAGCGCGTCAGGGAGGAAAGCCACGTTCTGCTCAGCAGCGGGGAATGGGTCATCACAGACAGCTCCTCTTACGAATTCGACACGCAGAACCGATGGGTGAAGCGAACGGGGGGCAACGGCCGGGTGACGCAGCGCGAATTGATGTGCGACGGACGCCTGCTGTGGAACATTGATGAAAACGGCGTAAGGACCGACTACACATACGACACGGCGCGCCAACTGGTGGAAACCACTCGCTCGGCGGTGATGGACGGGGAAACCGTCATCACTCCGGAAACCATCACCACCTACACCCGGGATGCGGCGGGACGCATCCTCTCCACGCGCCGGGATACGGGGGCCATGACGACCCAAGAAAGCTCATTGTATAACCTTCTCGGCCGCACAACAACCACCACCGACGTCCTGGGCCGGATCACTACCTACGCCTACAGCCAGGACGGTTTGACGACGACGCAAACCGTTCCCTCGGGAGCCACATTCATCACGCGCCATGCACCGGACGGAACGGTCCTGGAAGAATCCGGTACGGGACAGCGGCATCTGGCTTACTCCATTGACTTGGCCAATGACGGTGTGCGGACCTTCACGAAAGCCGTGTCCGGTGAAACGGAAACCGAACTGCAGCGCAGCATTGTCAATGGAATCGGGGAAACCCTGCGCACGGGCGTCCCCAACACCGTCGGCGGAGTCATTTACACGAGAAACACCTACAACGCCAAGGGACAGCTCACCAAAACACAGACGGATGCGGGCAACGCGGCCACGACGATGGCCCCGACCCTGTGGGAATACGACGCCTTCGGCAACAGGACGAAAGAAACCTGGAAGCTGGCCGATCCGGCCACCGTATCCAACTCGCGCATCACTACGTGGAGCTACGGCGTGGAACAGGTAGAAGATGGTGTCTATCGCGTCGTCACGGCGACCAGGAACAACGGCCAGGGGACTATCTATGGCGAAACGCAGAAGACGCTGGTTTCCTCCCTCTCGCTCACGCTGGAAAGCAAAGTCATTTCCATCGATCCCAGAGGAAATATATCCACGCAATGGAGCGAATACGGAATAGGCGCCCTGCGGACACAAAAAAGCAGCATCCCCACTTCCAATGTTACGTCCACCGCTACAGTCATCGACGGGTTCACCACGTCGCAAACGGACCACGCGGGTATTACTTCCACGCAGACCCGCTCCTATGCGGAAACCGGCATCATCTACGCCAGCACCGACGGCCGGGGCAACACGACCACGACGAAGACCGACATCGCCGGGCGTACTGTCTCGGTCACGGACGCGGCGGGCAACACGACTTCTACCGCCTACGGTCCTTATTTCGACCAGCCTTCCGTGGTCACCAACGCGCTTGGGAACACGATGTGCTACAGCTACGATCTCCGGGGCCGCAAGACCGCAGAATGGGGAACTGCCATTCAGCCGGCTCTCTTCGACTATGACGAAGCGGACAGAATGACCAGCCTCACCACCTTCCGGGAAGACGCGGGTGACATCACCACCGATCCTACGGGACGCACGGACGGGGACCTCACCACCTGGAGCTACGATAACGCCACGGGCCTGCTCATCCGCAAAACCTATGCGGACGGCACCCATGAAGACACCGCCTACAATGCCCTGAACCTCAGATCCACGCTCACGGACGCGCGGGGTGTGGTTACCACTTGGGGCTACAACCTGAAAAAAGGAGTCAACAACTCCGTCTCCTACAGCGACTCCACGCCCGGCATCCAGTACGCCTACAACTACCTCAACCGGCTGACCCGGGTCACGGACGCTTCCGGTACGCGCACCATTACTTACACCCCCTACAACGAACCGGACACCGATAGCATCACGATAGAGGGAGTCTCCTACCAGCTCCAGGAAAACTACGACACTTACGGTCGATCCTCCGGCTATACCTTAAAGCAGGGAACGAACGTCCTCCAGGAAGTCAGCCAGGGCTACGCAGACGACGGACGGCTGGCCAGCGCCGGAATCATGCACGGGGGAGAAGAACAGACATTTGCCTACGGTTATCTGGCGGGAAGCAGCCTGCTCTCCAGCCTCGCGATGCCCAACGGCATCGTCAGGGAACTTTCTTACGAACAGCGGCGTGACCTGGCAGTGGCCATAAGCTGCCGTCTGGGGGAAACCGTGCTGGTCTCCCGCAGCCAGAGCTACGACGCATTGGGACGCCCGACTGCCCGCACCCAGCAGCGGGGAACCGAAGCAACTCGTACTGACAGCTTCAGCTACAACGGCAGAAACGAACTCACTGGGGCTACCTTGGGCACCGCCCCCTACGGTTACAGCTACGACAACATCGGAAACCGCAAGACGGCGCAGGAAATAGCCGAGGAACTCACCTACACGGCCAACAACCTCAACCAGTACACCCGCATTGAAGAAAGCGGGGAAACGCCTTTTGTGCCGACGTACGACGCCTCGGGCAACCAGACTCTCATCAAAACCTCAACGGGTATTTGGACGGTCGTGTACAATGCGGCCAACCGGGCGGTGAGCTTCACCAGCCGGGACGGAAACATAGTAGTGGAATGCGGCTACGACTACCAGGGACGCCGCTACATGAAGAAAGTGACGGTTAACGGGACGGTCGCCAGCCATGAGCGCTACCTGTACCGTGGCTATTTGCAAATAGCGGCATTGGATATGCTCAATAGCAAGAATGTGCACCGGACACTGTTGTGGGATCCACTGGAACCGGTGGCAACGCGTCCCCTGGCCCTGGTGCAGGAAAATGCCCTTTACTGCTATGGAATGGACTTTAACAAGGACGTCACGGAGGTGTTCGCTGGAGAGGGAGCTGTTGCGGCAACTTATGACTACTCTCCCTATGGGACTGTAACTGGTACGGGCAACCTTGTCCAGCCGGTGCAGTGGAGCAGCGAGATGAACGACCATGAATTGGCCCTGGTCTACTACAACTACCGTTATTACAATCCTGCAGACGGCAGGTGGATCAATCGTGATCCCATCGCGGAAGAAGGAGGTTGGAATTTGTATGGGTTCGTCGGGAGTAATAGTATTCTTGAAACGGATATATTAGGGACAGCTTGGTCGTCGCTGCAAACAGAGGCGGGAGCCGCATTGGCTGCCCGGCAAGCGGCAGAAGCTGCAGCAAAGGCAGCAGCCAGAGCAGCAGGAACAGCAATTGCTGCTGAAAGAAGTAAAAAGAATAAAAGGTGTGCAGAATTATATCGCGAAAAATCCGAAGCAAAAAAAGAGGCTAGGGGAAGTTCCTGTAAAAAAATGATAATTCCTGAATGTCCTACTCAAGATGAGTGTAACATTTTTAATGATCGATATGAAAAAATGAAAAGGTTCGCGGAGGCACGTAAGGCCTATGATGATGAGTGCTATCAAGGAGGTGACGCCGGACATCAAAAGCAAAGAGAAGGCTGGTTTGAAGGTGCCCAAAATTGTAAAAGTAAGTATGATGAATGTATTACTAAAATAAATCAACTAGTTTAA
- the ruvC gene encoding crossover junction endodeoxyribonuclease RuvC: MRILAIDPAIRNTGYAVVEGDHRRAHALDYGTLSIPRTVSQSGCLLAIKQHLGNLIDKWEPDEMAVERIIYVQSHQTAITMGAAKAAVVIAAAEAGLRIMEYSPKSVKLSVVGRGGAQKAQVAFMVRALLELRETPESDAADALAIGLTHLFAADPLKAHMIERKYI, encoded by the coding sequence ATGCGTATTCTTGCCATAGACCCAGCCATCCGCAATACGGGATACGCCGTGGTGGAAGGCGACCACCGACGGGCGCATGCCCTGGACTACGGCACGCTGTCCATTCCCCGGACCGTGTCCCAGTCCGGCTGCCTGCTGGCCATCAAGCAGCATCTGGGCAACCTCATTGACAAATGGGAGCCGGATGAAATGGCGGTGGAACGCATCATCTACGTCCAGTCCCACCAGACCGCCATCACGATGGGAGCGGCCAAGGCGGCCGTGGTCATTGCCGCGGCGGAAGCCGGACTACGCATCATGGAATACTCCCCCAAAAGCGTCAAACTCTCCGTCGTGGGGCGGGGCGGGGCGCAAAAGGCGCAAGTCGCCTTCATGGTACGCGCCCTGCTGGAACTCCGGGAAACGCCGGAATCCGATGCCGCGGATGCCCTGGCCATCGGCCTCACCCACCTCTTTGCCGCGGACCCCTTGAAGGCCCACATGATAGAGCGGAAATATATTTGA